One Azospirillum sp. TSA2s genomic region harbors:
- the tssK gene encoding type VI secretion system baseplate subunit TssK: MSWDDKVIWSEGMFLRAQHFQQQDRYVERLVRGRVAGLRPFAWGISELTINRELLAVGKFAVLRCKGILEDGTPINIPDDDDPPPPLDLPETLANSIVYLALPVRQRGGVEFEVGESADAATRYVGEETETVDAIAGSASVSRIRTGRLRLRYRLERQERAGYHCLGLARIQEVRSDRRATLDERYIPPALNVQALAPLAGYVTEIQGLLNSRSEALAARVAGSNGRGAGEMADFLMLQVANRSEPLFANIARMPDIHPERLHGMMLSLAGELATFTAVNKRPPAFPPYRHDDLQATMEPVMAEIRRSLSAVLEQTAIPIDLLERKYGIRVGTIADRSLITTATFVLAVRADMPGEALRRNFPALVKIGPVEQIRELVNVQLPGIRVRPLPVAPRQLPYHAGAVYFELERGSPIWKQLATSGGIAVHLAGDFPQVAMELWAIRG, translated from the coding sequence ATGAGTTGGGACGACAAGGTCATCTGGTCCGAAGGCATGTTCCTGCGGGCGCAGCATTTCCAGCAGCAGGACCGTTACGTCGAACGGCTGGTGCGCGGCCGGGTGGCCGGCCTGCGCCCATTCGCCTGGGGCATCAGCGAGCTGACGATCAACCGCGAGCTTCTGGCCGTAGGCAAGTTCGCCGTGCTGCGCTGCAAGGGCATCCTGGAGGATGGGACGCCGATCAACATCCCCGACGACGACGATCCGCCGCCGCCGCTCGACCTGCCGGAGACGCTGGCCAACAGCATCGTCTATCTGGCCCTGCCGGTGCGCCAGCGTGGCGGCGTGGAGTTCGAGGTCGGTGAGAGCGCCGACGCCGCCACCCGCTATGTCGGCGAGGAGACGGAGACGGTCGACGCCATCGCCGGGTCGGCCAGCGTGTCGCGCATCCGCACCGGGCGGCTGCGCTTGCGCTACCGGCTGGAACGGCAGGAGCGTGCCGGCTATCACTGCCTCGGTCTCGCCCGCATCCAGGAGGTGCGGTCGGACCGCCGGGCCACGCTGGACGAGCGCTATATCCCGCCGGCCCTGAACGTCCAGGCGCTGGCACCGCTGGCCGGCTACGTCACCGAAATCCAGGGACTGCTGAACAGCCGGTCGGAGGCGCTGGCCGCCCGCGTCGCCGGGTCCAACGGGCGCGGCGCCGGCGAGATGGCCGATTTCCTGATGCTTCAGGTCGCCAACCGCTCCGAACCGCTGTTCGCCAACATCGCCCGCATGCCCGACATCCATCCGGAACGGCTGCACGGCATGATGCTGTCGCTGGCCGGCGAATTGGCCACCTTCACCGCGGTCAACAAGCGGCCACCTGCCTTCCCGCCCTATCGGCACGACGACCTGCAGGCTACGATGGAGCCGGTGATGGCGGAGATCCGCCGTTCGCTCAGCGCGGTGCTGGAACAGACCGCCATCCCCATCGACCTGCTGGAACGCAAATACGGCATCCGCGTCGGCACCATTGCCGACCGCTCGCTCATCACCACCGCCACCTTCGTGCTGGCGGTGCGGGCGGACATGCCGGGAGAGGCGCTGCGCCGCAATTTCCCGGCGCTGGTCAAGATCGGTCCGGTCGAACAAATCCGCGAGCTGGTCAATGTCCAGTTGCCTGGCATCCGAGTAAGACCGCTGCCCGTCGCACCCCGGCAACTGCCCTATCATGCCGGGGCCGTGTATTTCGAACTCGAACGCGGTAGCCCGATTTGGAAACAGCTTGCAACATCGGGCGGAATCGCGGTTCATCTAGCGGGTGACTTCCCCCAAGTGGCGATGGAGCTTTGGGCGATCCGTGGCTGA
- a CDS encoding GNAT family N-acetyltransferase — MSVLPPVPMPFGAIPLRGDAARAVAAVRLRALAADLPDGLSVRMMDLDDSNLLADFRVRVVATLEDPDHYRMAGEVGNFVTDHLGDRGLTAGIFRKGALVAYGALGLPSATDPNRGRDLDLPEAELPWVAHMSSAMVDPSERGRGLHHRLIDWRIEVAEALGRRHLVTTVSTRNHRSWGHLARHGIYPKRLVRVGGDLVRLLVHRDFTVDPIFDTASAELVAVEELASRWDVFDRGHVWGRVAAGEGASQRWYALCGRERDPR; from the coding sequence ATGAGCGTCCTGCCCCCCGTCCCCATGCCGTTCGGCGCGATCCCCCTGCGCGGCGACGCCGCGCGCGCGGTCGCCGCCGTCCGCCTGCGGGCGCTGGCCGCCGACCTGCCGGACGGGCTGAGCGTCCGCATGATGGACCTGGACGATTCCAATCTGCTCGCCGACTTCCGCGTCCGCGTGGTGGCGACGCTGGAGGACCCCGACCATTACCGCATGGCGGGCGAGGTCGGGAACTTCGTCACCGACCATCTGGGTGACCGGGGCCTGACTGCCGGCATCTTCCGCAAGGGCGCGCTGGTCGCCTACGGCGCACTGGGCCTGCCGTCGGCCACCGATCCCAACCGGGGTCGCGACCTCGATCTGCCGGAAGCGGAGCTGCCCTGGGTCGCGCACATGTCATCGGCGATGGTCGATCCGTCGGAGCGCGGGCGCGGGCTGCATCACCGCCTGATCGACTGGCGGATCGAGGTGGCGGAGGCGCTCGGCCGCCGGCATCTCGTCACCACCGTCAGCACGCGCAACCACCGCAGCTGGGGTCATCTGGCGCGGCACGGCATCTATCCGAAGCGGCTGGTCCGCGTCGGTGGCGATCTGGTGCGGCTGCTGGTCCACCGCGACTTCACCGTCGACCCGATCTTCGACACCGCCAGCGCCGAACTGGTCGCGGTGGAGGAATTGGCCTCCCGCTGGGACGTGTTCGACCGCGGCCATGTCTGGGGCCGCGTCGCGGCGGGCGAGGGGGCGTCGCAACGCTGGTACGCGCTGTGCGGCCGGGAGCGCGATCCGCGCTGA
- a CDS encoding MFS transporter: MTGKGQSSAAPAAPARQRDPISALVLRLTIVTVAVLLVAAGAASWLSLRSFDPLFQPELARKAQTVGGLLAAQIDRGLGVRIPLDRMAGLDALLAAEVDRHEDIAYIAVTDPAGRIVATAGKPLAGLSSVPAGRLSGPADGRLVSGFVDVENPLGGTGASAGALHVGIDSAFLAKASTDLALDVLSVVIVSVLLIFEVLQLVVNLAMRRVLTLRLLADRAEEGDFRATLPVIPEPAGTQAAGANDDRALEGGVRAALDSVNARHAGLAARVAELRRRLGNDDPRVDRAEAGLAALASRFRFRDPQSATPPPTPLNLVFLRLPVFLFCLSEELSRPFLPAYAKSFAGEVPWLTPDMVVSLPITLFMLIWALSQPGGARFSERWGRARSFTIGALLGSVSLALTAYAGSLFELMLWRCLTALGYGLVLITAQGIVVDHTTPRNRAAGMAMFIGALLAAGVCGPVGGGIIADQAGFRATFLLGAVLALGSGLSVSLLLLRGRSAARPASAAARPAMGSALPLFRDFRFSALMVLSAIPTKIASTAFLFCLVPLLLTADGATKAEIGRVQMMYFVAFILVSPLAASLSDRWQARRGFIAAGGIGTLASCLPIVATQALWGPPLAIALFGLSQALVGAPQLTLVSQIAREGGLQETAAIGWYRLIERLGGALGPVTAMAVAVATSYREAMLGIGLLCGASALLFWILFRTGRPATPATRPQEA, encoded by the coding sequence GTGACCGGAAAAGGACAATCCAGCGCCGCGCCGGCCGCGCCGGCCCGGCAGCGCGACCCGATCAGCGCGCTGGTGCTGCGGCTGACCATCGTCACGGTGGCGGTCCTGCTCGTGGCGGCGGGGGCGGCATCCTGGCTGTCTCTGCGCAGCTTCGACCCGCTGTTCCAGCCGGAACTCGCGCGCAAGGCGCAGACGGTCGGCGGCCTGCTGGCGGCGCAGATCGACCGCGGCCTCGGCGTCCGTATCCCGCTGGACCGCATGGCCGGCCTCGACGCCCTGCTGGCGGCGGAGGTCGATCGCCACGAGGACATCGCCTACATCGCGGTCACCGATCCTGCCGGACGCATCGTGGCAACCGCGGGCAAGCCGCTCGCCGGGCTGTCGTCGGTGCCGGCCGGCCGGCTGTCAGGCCCCGCCGACGGACGGCTGGTGAGCGGCTTCGTCGATGTCGAGAACCCGCTGGGCGGGACCGGCGCGTCGGCCGGCGCGCTGCATGTCGGCATTGACAGCGCCTTCCTGGCGAAGGCCTCCACCGATCTGGCGCTCGACGTGCTGTCGGTGGTCATCGTCTCCGTTCTGCTGATCTTCGAAGTGCTGCAGCTTGTGGTGAATCTCGCCATGCGGCGGGTGCTGACCCTGCGGCTGCTGGCCGACCGGGCGGAGGAGGGTGATTTCCGCGCCACCCTGCCCGTGATCCCCGAACCCGCCGGGACCCAAGCCGCCGGGGCCAATGACGATCGCGCGCTGGAAGGCGGTGTGCGGGCAGCGCTCGACAGCGTCAACGCCCGCCATGCCGGGCTCGCCGCGCGGGTGGCGGAGCTGCGGCGCCGGCTGGGCAACGACGATCCGCGGGTCGACCGGGCGGAGGCCGGGCTGGCCGCGCTCGCCAGCCGATTCCGCTTCCGCGATCCGCAGTCCGCGACCCCGCCGCCGACACCGCTGAACCTCGTCTTCCTGCGTCTGCCGGTCTTCCTGTTCTGCCTGTCGGAAGAACTGTCGCGCCCCTTTCTGCCGGCCTATGCCAAATCCTTCGCCGGCGAGGTGCCGTGGCTGACGCCGGACATGGTTGTCAGCCTGCCGATCACGCTGTTCATGCTGATCTGGGCGCTGTCGCAGCCGGGCGGTGCACGCTTCTCCGAACGCTGGGGCCGGGCGCGCTCCTTCACCATCGGGGCGCTGCTGGGCTCCGTCAGCCTGGCGCTGACCGCCTATGCCGGCTCGCTGTTCGAACTGATGCTGTGGCGCTGCCTGACCGCGCTCGGCTATGGGCTGGTGCTCATCACCGCGCAAGGCATCGTGGTGGACCACACCACGCCGCGCAACCGGGCAGCGGGCATGGCGATGTTCATCGGCGCCCTGCTGGCTGCCGGCGTCTGCGGCCCGGTCGGCGGCGGCATCATCGCCGATCAGGCGGGCTTCCGCGCCACCTTCCTGCTGGGCGCGGTCCTGGCGCTGGGTTCCGGCCTGTCGGTCAGCCTGCTGCTCCTGCGCGGGCGCTCGGCAGCGCGTCCGGCCAGCGCGGCAGCGCGTCCGGCGATGGGCAGCGCGCTGCCGCTGTTCCGCGATTTCCGCTTCTCCGCCCTGATGGTGCTGAGCGCGATCCCGACCAAGATCGCCTCGACCGCCTTCCTCTTCTGCCTCGTCCCGCTTCTGCTGACCGCCGACGGCGCCACCAAGGCGGAGATCGGCCGGGTGCAGATGATGTATTTCGTCGCCTTCATCCTGGTGTCACCGCTGGCCGCCAGCCTGTCCGACCGCTGGCAGGCGCGGCGCGGCTTCATCGCCGCCGGCGGCATCGGCACGCTGGCCAGCTGCCTGCCCATCGTCGCCACCCAGGCGCTGTGGGGGCCGCCGCTGGCCATCGCCCTGTTCGGGCTGTCCCAGGCGCTGGTCGGCGCGCCGCAGTTGACGCTGGTCTCGCAAATCGCCCGCGAGGGCGGCCTGCAGGAGACCGCGGCCATCGGCTGGTACCGTCTGATCGAGCGGCTCGGCGGCGCGCTCGGCCCCGTCACCGCGATGGCGGTGGCGGTCGCCACCTCCTACCGGGAGGCGATGCTTGGCATCGGCCTTCTGTGCGGGGCGAGCGCCCTGCTGTTCTGGATTCTCTTCCGCACCGGCCGGCCGGCCACCCCAGCGACCCGGCCGCAGGAGGCTTGA
- a CDS encoding HAMP domain-containing sensor histidine kinase yields MTSRSHRSFMLGIPAAILLAAALAMAGVGLLGTWLAQDQLGEARAGKAAAVAEAVQHDLERAIGYGIPLPRIEGVGAFLQGIADRNADIGFLALTGADGALLQSAATGGSLPDRKQMETLAASLRSLPTPETRAATLQPIERDGFLILRLPVRIGRLSSEGGGGGVGQPPAGHVLVGVQPGQVRGQIAGELATVALGGLAVLLLLAELAGVLARASFRAPLRRLARAMEEAAAGRFATLLGRRPRDQVGRLLFSFNAVVFGLHERRQRFAAHAEEVRAAVFDPEVAEAVDRTRRSALEALGSGLEAAPRREVDSRADDIHSFALLAASAAAMLATGAGAGAGDLSGGMLAALPAVALAGLVAGYAVPGRLRRIAALLTALLLLAAAVAAIAALSTSALASGLLGAASGGFAAGLALSYVRRQTGDGGLPSILRALAVGVLAALLWAVAVDWDGGLLAAPALLPAGLALLLARPIVVPRS; encoded by the coding sequence ATGACATCGCGCAGCCACCGCTCCTTCATGCTCGGCATTCCCGCCGCCATCCTGCTGGCCGCGGCGCTGGCTATGGCCGGGGTCGGGCTTCTCGGCACCTGGCTGGCGCAGGACCAGCTGGGCGAGGCGCGCGCCGGCAAGGCCGCCGCGGTGGCGGAGGCGGTTCAGCACGATCTGGAACGCGCCATCGGCTACGGCATCCCGCTTCCGCGCATCGAGGGGGTCGGCGCCTTTCTCCAGGGCATCGCCGACCGCAACGCTGACATCGGCTTCCTGGCGCTGACCGGCGCCGACGGCGCGCTTCTCCAATCGGCGGCCACCGGCGGCTCCCTTCCCGACCGCAAGCAGATGGAAACGCTGGCCGCCTCGCTGCGCAGCCTGCCGACGCCCGAGACCCGCGCCGCGACCCTCCAGCCGATCGAGCGCGACGGCTTCCTGATCCTGCGCCTGCCGGTGCGCATCGGCCGCCTGTCCTCGGAAGGCGGCGGCGGTGGGGTGGGGCAGCCGCCCGCCGGCCATGTGCTGGTTGGCGTACAGCCCGGTCAGGTGCGCGGTCAGATCGCCGGCGAGCTGGCGACCGTGGCGCTGGGCGGTCTGGCGGTCCTGCTGCTGCTGGCCGAACTGGCCGGCGTGCTGGCCCGCGCCAGCTTCCGCGCGCCGCTGCGCCGGTTGGCCCGCGCGATGGAGGAGGCCGCGGCCGGCCGTTTCGCCACGCTGCTGGGCCGCCGTCCGCGCGATCAGGTCGGCCGTCTGCTTTTCTCCTTCAACGCCGTGGTCTTTGGCCTGCACGAGCGCCGCCAACGCTTCGCCGCCCATGCGGAAGAGGTTCGCGCCGCCGTCTTCGACCCGGAGGTCGCCGAGGCCGTCGACCGCACCCGCCGCTCCGCACTGGAGGCGCTCGGCTCCGGTCTTGAGGCCGCTCCCCGGCGCGAGGTCGATTCCCGTGCCGACGACATCCATTCATTCGCCCTGCTGGCAGCGTCCGCCGCGGCGATGCTGGCGACGGGCGCCGGGGCGGGCGCCGGGGACCTGTCCGGTGGCATGCTCGCCGCTCTGCCGGCGGTGGCGCTGGCCGGTCTTGTCGCCGGTTACGCGGTTCCCGGCCGCCTGCGCCGGATCGCGGCCCTGCTGACCGCGCTGCTTCTGCTGGCGGCGGCCGTCGCGGCGATTGCCGCGCTTTCGACGTCCGCTCTGGCCTCCGGCTTGCTCGGTGCGGCGTCGGGAGGCTTCGCCGCCGGGCTGGCACTGTCCTATGTGCGGCGGCAGACCGGGGACGGTGGTCTTCCATCGATCCTGCGGGCGCTGGCGGTCGGTGTCCTGGCCGCGCTGCTTTGGGCGGTGGCGGTCGATTGGGACGGCGGCTTGCTTGCCGCGCCGGCTCTGCTTCCCGCCGGGTTGGCCTTGCTGCTGGCGCGGCCTATTGTTGTTCCGCGGAGCTGA
- a CDS encoding ABC transporter substrate-binding protein, with the protein MSANFFDEDDLLRIRRRSLLRLAAAGGLALPGLPLAGNALIGSALAAAVPDRTFRITMVLGRGESDNEYGFKDYLARRGLKVDYTIRNTGGDTAKLPGIIEEIKDTRPDLIYSWGTPQTRGLIGPFDQPDPRKYVTDIPVVFTFVAAPVDAKIVPDLARSGRNVTGTIHIAPIAVQLNTIQAYRPIKRLGVVYNPQERNSVLTIEGLRAETALRGLELIEEAVPLNDRGEPISAAVPDAIARAAQRGAEMLYIGPDTFIAFHNRSVVAAEALRLHLPTFSVTELIVRTDKAMLALASSAYGIGRFTAFKAAQILLDGVKPAEIPVETLKRFSVIINMATVRALEYYPPIGLLNFAEIIES; encoded by the coding sequence ATGAGCGCGAACTTCTTCGACGAGGACGACCTCCTCCGCATCCGCCGCCGTTCGCTGCTGCGGCTGGCCGCCGCCGGCGGGCTGGCGCTGCCGGGCCTGCCGCTGGCCGGCAACGCGCTGATCGGGTCGGCGCTCGCCGCCGCTGTGCCGGACAGGACCTTCCGCATCACCATGGTGCTGGGCCGCGGCGAGAGCGACAACGAATATGGCTTCAAGGACTATCTGGCGCGCCGCGGCCTGAAGGTCGACTACACCATCCGCAACACCGGCGGCGACACCGCCAAGCTGCCGGGCATCATCGAAGAGATCAAGGACACCCGCCCCGATCTGATCTACAGCTGGGGCACGCCGCAGACCCGCGGCCTCATCGGTCCCTTCGACCAGCCCGATCCGCGCAAATACGTCACCGACATCCCGGTCGTCTTCACCTTCGTCGCCGCCCCGGTGGACGCGAAGATCGTACCCGACCTCGCCCGTTCGGGGCGCAACGTCACCGGCACCATCCACATCGCCCCCATCGCGGTCCAGCTGAACACCATCCAGGCCTATCGCCCGATCAAGCGGCTGGGCGTCGTCTACAACCCGCAGGAGCGCAACTCCGTCCTCACCATCGAGGGGCTGCGGGCGGAGACGGCGCTGCGCGGGCTTGAGCTGATCGAGGAGGCGGTGCCGCTGAACGACCGGGGCGAGCCGATTTCCGCCGCGGTTCCAGACGCCATCGCCCGTGCGGCGCAGCGCGGGGCGGAGATGCTGTATATCGGCCCCGACACCTTCATCGCCTTCCACAACCGCAGCGTCGTGGCGGCGGAGGCGTTGCGGCTGCATCTGCCGACCTTCTCCGTCACCGAGCTGATCGTGCGCACCGACAAGGCGATGCTGGCGCTGGCGAGCAGCGCCTACGGCATCGGCCGCTTTACCGCCTTCAAGGCGGCGCAAATCCTGCTCGACGGCGTCAAGCCGGCGGAAATCCCGGTGGAAACGCTGAAGCGCTTCTCCGTCATCATCAACATGGCCACGGTGCGGGCACTGGAATATTACCCGCCCATCGGCCTCCTGAACTTCGCGGAAATCATCGAATCGTGA